From the genome of Streptacidiphilus rugosus AM-16, one region includes:
- a CDS encoding DeoR/GlpR family DNA-binding transcription regulator, with the protein MLAAERRDHLLGLLAREGKIVAKGVAADLGISEDSVRRDLRDLAAEGLCQRVYGGALPASPAVADFGTRQTVTPDGKRRVAATAAALLRPGSALILDGGTTALALAHALPSDLACTVITHSPTIAVALVDHPQAEVFLLGGRLFKHSVVTCGAAAVEAAQNVSADLCFLGVTGVHPDAGLTTGDAEEAAMKRALAARAADTYILASSEKIGAASPFRVLPWADISGLITDAAPDHPVLDRLSAHGVEILTAD; encoded by the coding sequence ATGCTGGCTGCCGAGAGGCGCGACCACCTGCTGGGTCTGCTCGCCCGCGAGGGCAAGATCGTCGCCAAGGGCGTGGCCGCCGACCTGGGCATCTCCGAGGACAGCGTGCGGCGCGACCTGCGCGACCTCGCCGCCGAGGGGCTCTGCCAGCGGGTCTACGGCGGAGCCCTGCCCGCATCCCCCGCCGTCGCCGACTTCGGCACCAGGCAGACGGTCACCCCCGACGGCAAACGCCGGGTCGCCGCAACCGCCGCAGCGCTGCTGCGCCCCGGCAGCGCCCTGATCCTGGACGGCGGCACCACAGCCCTCGCCCTCGCCCACGCCCTTCCGTCGGACCTGGCCTGCACCGTCATCACCCACAGCCCGACGATCGCGGTCGCGCTGGTCGACCACCCGCAGGCCGAGGTCTTCCTGCTGGGCGGGCGGCTGTTCAAACACTCGGTGGTCACCTGCGGCGCAGCCGCAGTCGAGGCCGCCCAGAACGTCTCGGCCGATCTCTGCTTCCTCGGCGTCACCGGCGTCCACCCGGACGCCGGACTGACCACCGGCGACGCCGAGGAGGCCGCGATGAAACGCGCCCTCGCCGCCCGCGCCGCGGACACCTACATCCTCGCCTCGTCCGAGAAGATCGGCGCCGCCTCCCCCTTCCGTGTCCTGCCCTGGGCGGACATCAGCGGCCTGATCACCGACGCCGCCCCCGACCACCCGGTCCTCGACCGGCTCTCGGCGCACGGCGTGGAGATCCTGACCGCCGACTGA
- a CDS encoding crotonase/enoyl-CoA hydratase family protein — protein sequence MAGTEHLIIERQGATLVLTLNRPEAKNAFSIPMLVGLHDAWIEADADDEVRSIVLTGAGGAFCAGMDLKALAGGGFDQDDPYRARLAADPDLHWKAMLRHHRPRKPVIAAVEGVCVAGGTEVLQATDIRVAAESASFGLFEVRRGLFPVGGSTVRLTRQIAHTHALEMLLTGRRYSAAEARDIGLVGSVVPDGTALKRALELAEAVNEAAPLAVEAVKHSVYETAALSEEDGLKRELEIGWPIFATEDAKEGPRAFAEKRAPVYRRR from the coding sequence ATGGCGGGCACAGAACATCTGATCATCGAACGGCAGGGCGCGACGCTCGTACTGACGCTGAACCGCCCTGAGGCCAAGAACGCGTTCTCGATACCGATGCTCGTCGGATTGCACGACGCCTGGATCGAGGCGGACGCGGACGACGAGGTGAGGTCGATCGTTCTCACCGGTGCGGGCGGGGCGTTCTGTGCCGGAATGGATCTCAAAGCGCTGGCCGGCGGGGGATTCGACCAGGACGATCCCTACCGCGCGCGGCTCGCCGCCGACCCGGACCTGCACTGGAAGGCGATGCTGCGGCACCACCGCCCGCGCAAGCCCGTCATCGCCGCCGTCGAGGGCGTCTGCGTCGCCGGCGGCACCGAGGTGCTGCAGGCCACGGACATCCGCGTCGCCGCCGAGTCCGCCAGCTTCGGGCTCTTCGAGGTCCGGCGCGGCCTCTTCCCCGTCGGCGGCTCCACGGTCCGGCTGACCCGCCAGATCGCGCACACCCACGCCCTGGAGATGCTGCTCACCGGCCGCCGCTACAGCGCCGCCGAGGCGCGCGACATCGGCCTGGTGGGGAGTGTGGTCCCGGACGGCACCGCGCTCAAGCGGGCCCTCGAGCTGGCCGAGGCCGTGAACGAGGCGGCGCCGCTCGCCGTCGAGGCGGTCAAGCACTCCGTCTACGAGACGGCCGCGCTGAGCGAGGAGGACGGGCTCAAGCGCGAGCTGGAGATCGGCTGGCCGATCTTCGCCACCGAGGACGCCAAGGAAGGCCCCCGCGCCTTCGCCGAGAAGCGCGCCCCCGTCTACCGCCGCCGCTAG
- a CDS encoding acyl-CoA synthetase produces MEFNLADLFEQAVDHFPAREAISCASADGAAVHRRSFAELDERANRLAHHLQETGLGPGDRIAVYALNCAEWVESLLAICKIRAVCVNVNYRYVTDELSYLLGMAEPTALIYQEHWADRVAEILPGLPGLRHLIVIDDGSPASGLQAVPYEKALASGGPQRDFAPRSPDDHYLLFTGGTTGLPKGVVWRQEDVFFALGGGIDVTNGHRMATPEEIVTTGYDNPITFLPIAPLMHGATQWALMQQLFRGNRAVLVDRFEARRIWELVGSEKVNVVMITGDAMGRPLVEALDAPGADYDLSSMFGLVSSAALFSAPVKKRYLELLPNLYLSDAIGSSEGGAGGVSQWRAGDEGGQGTVTTNAIGDSEVVDDDLNPLPAGVIGKLARRGNIPLRYLGDPVKSAEVFRTAPDGTRYSVPGDWARREEDGRITLLGRGSSCINSGGEKIFPEEVESAIKAHPAVYDTVVVGAPDERWGETVVALVHQRDGSAELTLDALQEHCRGHVARYKVPRRLHLVPAIERTPTGKPDMRWAKEVAEHS; encoded by the coding sequence ATGGAATTCAACCTGGCCGATCTGTTCGAGCAAGCGGTTGACCACTTCCCCGCACGGGAGGCGATCAGCTGCGCCTCCGCCGACGGCGCCGCCGTGCACCGGCGCAGCTTCGCCGAACTGGACGAGCGGGCCAACCGGCTGGCCCACCACCTCCAGGAGACCGGCCTCGGACCGGGCGACCGGATCGCCGTCTATGCGCTGAACTGTGCGGAGTGGGTGGAGTCCCTGCTCGCGATCTGCAAGATCCGCGCGGTCTGTGTCAACGTCAACTACCGTTATGTCACGGATGAGTTGAGCTACCTGCTGGGGATGGCCGAGCCCACCGCGCTGATCTACCAGGAGCACTGGGCCGACCGCGTCGCCGAGATCCTGCCCGGCCTGCCCGGCCTGCGGCACCTGATCGTCATCGACGACGGCAGCCCGGCCTCCGGCCTGCAGGCCGTGCCGTACGAGAAGGCGCTCGCCTCCGGCGGCCCGCAGCGCGACTTCGCGCCGCGCTCCCCCGACGACCACTACCTGCTCTTCACCGGCGGCACCACCGGTCTGCCCAAGGGCGTGGTCTGGCGGCAGGAGGACGTCTTCTTCGCCCTGGGCGGCGGCATCGACGTGACCAACGGGCACCGGATGGCCACGCCGGAGGAGATCGTCACCACCGGCTACGACAATCCCATCACCTTTCTCCCGATCGCGCCGCTGATGCACGGCGCGACCCAGTGGGCGCTGATGCAGCAGCTGTTCCGTGGCAACCGGGCGGTGCTCGTCGACCGCTTCGAGGCCCGGCGGATCTGGGAGCTGGTGGGGAGCGAGAAGGTCAACGTCGTCATGATCACCGGGGACGCGATGGGCCGACCGCTCGTCGAGGCCCTGGACGCGCCCGGCGCCGACTACGACCTGAGCTCGATGTTCGGCCTGGTCAGCAGTGCGGCACTGTTCTCCGCCCCGGTCAAGAAGCGCTATCTGGAGCTCCTGCCGAACCTCTACCTGAGCGACGCGATCGGCTCCTCCGAGGGCGGCGCGGGCGGAGTGAGCCAGTGGCGGGCCGGCGACGAGGGCGGCCAGGGCACCGTGACCACGAACGCGATCGGCGACTCCGAGGTGGTCGACGACGACCTCAACCCCCTGCCCGCCGGCGTCATCGGCAAGCTCGCCCGACGGGGCAACATCCCGCTGCGCTACCTCGGCGACCCGGTCAAGAGCGCCGAGGTGTTCCGCACCGCCCCCGACGGCACCCGCTACTCGGTCCCCGGGGACTGGGCCCGGCGGGAGGAGGACGGGCGGATCACCCTGCTGGGACGCGGCTCGTCGTGCATCAACTCCGGCGGCGAGAAGATCTTCCCGGAGGAGGTGGAGTCGGCGATCAAGGCGCACCCGGCCGTCTACGACACGGTGGTGGTCGGCGCACCCGACGAACGCTGGGGAGAGACCGTGGTCGCCCTGGTCCACCAGCGCGACGGCTCCGCGGAGCTCACCCTGGACGCGCTCCAGGAGCACTGCCGCGGCCATGTGGCCCGCTACAAGGTGCCGCGCCGGCTGCACCTCGTCCCCGCCATCGAGCGCACGCCCACCGGCAAGCCGGACATGCGCTGGGCCAAGGAGGTCGCGGAGCACTCCTGA
- a CDS encoding DUF2087 domain-containing protein yields the protein MPDISLLAPLASALSDQDRLRAYATVVLAGPEGADPAAVAPHAARLQQAGLVEAGADGRLVARSGAFADALRSPAAAEGGAGAELAVFFRDGRLTEIPVRPARRLALLAHLTARVFEPGVSYGEPEVNIALKQYWDDCAALRRYLVENGFLTRSADGTVYRVADPAPSAS from the coding sequence ATGCCTGATATCTCGCTGCTCGCCCCGCTCGCCTCCGCGCTCTCCGACCAGGACCGTCTGCGCGCCTACGCGACCGTCGTCCTGGCCGGTCCGGAGGGCGCCGACCCGGCCGCCGTCGCCCCGCACGCCGCCAGGCTGCAGCAGGCCGGGCTGGTCGAGGCGGGCGCGGACGGACGCCTGGTCGCCCGGTCGGGCGCGTTCGCCGACGCGCTGCGCTCCCCCGCGGCGGCCGAGGGCGGCGCGGGGGCCGAGCTGGCCGTGTTCTTCCGCGACGGGCGGCTGACCGAGATCCCGGTCCGCCCGGCCCGCCGTCTGGCGCTGCTGGCGCATCTGACCGCGCGCGTCTTCGAGCCCGGCGTCTCCTACGGCGAGCCCGAGGTCAACATCGCGCTCAAGCAGTACTGGGACGACTGCGCCGCGCTCCGCCGCTACCTGGTCGAGAACGGCTTCCTGACCAGGTCCGCGGACGGCACGGTCTACCGGGTGGCCGACCCGGCGCCTTCGGCCAGCTGA
- a CDS encoding NUDIX domain-containing protein, with protein sequence MTDKPLRVPGIDVPDHRGRTGLDRAGRGLDRNSGVRVRDVELTSQGWHVLRRTTLDYRRRDGRWVTQQRETYDRGNGAVVLPYDVERGCVLLIRQFRYPAYVNDHPDGMLVEAAAGLLDGDDPAAAIRRESAEELGVTLGELTHVLDAYMSPGSVTERLHFYAAPYTPGDRTGDGGGLEEDGEDIEVLELPFAEALAMVRDGRITDGKTVLLLQWAALDGPFAR encoded by the coding sequence ATGACCGACAAGCCCCTGCGCGTTCCCGGCATCGACGTTCCCGACCACCGCGGCCGCACCGGCCTCGACCGGGCCGGGCGTGGGCTGGACCGCAACTCCGGCGTCCGGGTCCGCGACGTGGAGCTCACCTCGCAGGGCTGGCACGTCCTGCGCCGCACCACCCTCGACTACCGGCGCCGCGACGGACGCTGGGTGACCCAGCAGCGCGAGACCTACGACCGGGGGAACGGCGCGGTCGTGCTGCCCTACGACGTGGAACGCGGCTGCGTGCTGCTGATCCGTCAGTTCCGGTACCCGGCCTACGTCAACGACCACCCCGACGGCATGCTCGTCGAGGCCGCCGCCGGGCTGCTCGACGGCGACGATCCGGCCGCCGCCATCCGGCGAGAGAGCGCCGAGGAGCTCGGAGTCACGCTCGGCGAGCTCACCCATGTCCTCGACGCCTACATGAGCCCGGGCTCCGTCACCGAGCGCCTGCACTTCTACGCCGCGCCCTACACTCCGGGTGACCGGACCGGGGACGGCGGCGGACTCGAGGAGGACGGCGAGGACATCGAGGTGCTCGAACTCCCCTTCGCCGAGGCCCTCGCCATGGTCAGGGACGGACGCATCACCGACGGCAAGACCGTCCTGCTGCTGCAGTGGGCCGCCCTCGACGGGCCCTTCGCGCGGTAG
- a CDS encoding DUF2332 domain-containing protein, whose translation MMRTEGSPVEATGLERAAGMFERQADGCAELGSSLYAALLRRAAEDVRAGGPCAAAVAGYERAPGPDAIALRLLGGVHALVLTGRAPELAAHYPSAGGSWQPDLLDACWTAFREAVAAELPWVRDWMTRPPQTNEVGRANLLITGLLRAGTLASGSPLPVRLFELGSSAGLNLRPELFRYTAPGYAWGDPDSPVHLEDAWRGAVPTWLAEAAQQRPTLQVVERRGCDLTPIDPLTDDGALALRAYVWADQPARFARLSGALRLASERPAGVERLGAAQFLRGVSVREGTLTVVWHSIMKQYVPAAEWAEVETELERLAAESGPEAPFAHVAFEPERVGRSFPFRASVRVGRQERQVLAEAYPHGLPAWAM comes from the coding sequence ATGATGCGCACGGAGGGATCGCCGGTGGAGGCCACGGGGCTGGAGCGGGCGGCCGGGATGTTCGAGCGGCAGGCGGACGGGTGCGCCGAACTCGGCTCGAGCCTCTACGCGGCGCTGCTGCGGCGCGCCGCCGAGGACGTCCGGGCGGGCGGGCCCTGTGCCGCGGCCGTCGCCGGCTACGAGCGGGCCCCCGGTCCCGACGCGATCGCGCTGCGGCTGCTGGGTGGCGTGCACGCCCTGGTGCTCACCGGACGGGCCCCCGAGTTGGCCGCCCACTACCCCTCCGCGGGCGGGAGCTGGCAGCCGGACCTGCTGGACGCCTGCTGGACGGCGTTCCGCGAGGCGGTGGCCGCCGAACTGCCCTGGGTCAGGGACTGGATGACCCGCCCGCCGCAGACCAACGAGGTCGGCCGGGCCAACCTGCTCATCACCGGCCTGCTGCGGGCCGGCACACTCGCGTCAGGCTCCCCGCTGCCGGTCCGGCTCTTCGAGCTGGGATCCAGCGCCGGACTCAACCTGCGGCCCGAGCTCTTCCGCTACACCGCCCCCGGCTACGCCTGGGGCGACCCGGACTCGCCGGTCCATCTGGAGGACGCCTGGCGGGGAGCGGTGCCGACGTGGCTCGCCGAGGCGGCGCAGCAGCGGCCCACGCTCCAGGTCGTCGAGCGCCGCGGTTGCGACCTGACTCCGATCGACCCGCTGACCGACGACGGCGCGCTGGCGCTGCGCGCCTACGTCTGGGCGGACCAGCCCGCCCGCTTCGCCCGGCTGAGCGGTGCCCTCCGGCTGGCGTCGGAGCGTCCGGCCGGCGTGGAGCGGCTGGGCGCGGCGCAGTTCCTGCGCGGCGTGAGCGTGCGGGAGGGGACGCTGACGGTGGTCTGGCACTCGATCATGAAGCAGTACGTGCCTGCGGCGGAGTGGGCCGAGGTGGAGACGGAGCTGGAGCGCCTGGCGGCGGAGAGCGGCCCGGAAGCGCCCTTCGCGCACGTGGCGTTCGAGCCGGAGCGGGTGGGCCGCAGCTTCCCGTTCCGCGCCTCCGTGCGCGTGGGGCGGCAGGAACGGCAGGTGCTCGCCGAGGCGTATCCCCACGGCCTCCCCGCCTGGGCGATGTAG
- a CDS encoding thiolase domain-containing protein, with translation MSAQRNRRPVAVVGIGQTKHVAARHDVSIAGLLREAAVRALADAELSWADIDAVVIGKAPDFFEGVMMPELYLADALGAVGKPMLRVHTAGSVGGSTALVAANLVAAGVHGTVLTVAFEKQSESNAMWGLSLPVPFQQPLTAGAGGFFAPHVRAYMRRTGAPDTVGSLVAFKDRHNALKNPYAHLHEHDLTLEKVQTSPMLWDPIRYSETCPSSDGACALVLTGERGAARAPRRPAWVHGGAMRSEPTIFAGKDYVSPQAGRDCAADVYRQAGITDPRRQIDVAEIYVPFSWYEPMWLENLGFAEEGEGWKLVEAGVTEIDGDLPVNPSGGVLSSNPIGASGMIRFAEAAMQVRGQAGEHQIDGARRALGHAYGGGAQFFSMWLVGDEKPEH, from the coding sequence ATGAGCGCGCAGCGCAACAGGCGACCCGTCGCCGTCGTCGGGATCGGCCAGACCAAGCACGTCGCCGCACGCCACGACGTCTCCATCGCCGGCCTGCTGCGCGAGGCCGCCGTGCGGGCGCTCGCCGACGCCGAGCTGAGCTGGGCCGACATCGACGCCGTCGTCATCGGCAAGGCGCCCGACTTCTTCGAGGGCGTGATGATGCCGGAGCTCTACCTGGCCGACGCGCTCGGGGCGGTCGGCAAGCCCATGCTGCGGGTGCACACCGCCGGTTCCGTGGGCGGATCGACGGCGCTGGTCGCCGCCAACCTGGTCGCGGCGGGCGTGCACGGCACCGTGCTGACGGTGGCGTTCGAGAAGCAGTCGGAGTCCAACGCCATGTGGGGACTCTCGCTGCCGGTCCCGTTCCAGCAGCCGCTGACCGCCGGCGCGGGCGGCTTCTTCGCGCCGCACGTGCGCGCCTACATGCGGCGGACCGGTGCACCTGACACCGTCGGCTCGCTGGTGGCGTTCAAGGACCGCCACAACGCGCTGAAGAACCCCTATGCGCATCTCCACGAGCACGACCTGACGCTGGAGAAGGTGCAGACCTCGCCGATGCTGTGGGACCCGATCCGCTACTCGGAGACCTGTCCCTCCTCCGACGGCGCGTGCGCGCTGGTGCTCACCGGGGAGCGCGGCGCCGCCCGCGCGCCGCGGCGACCGGCGTGGGTGCACGGCGGGGCGATGCGCAGCGAGCCGACCATCTTCGCGGGCAAGGACTACGTCAGTCCGCAGGCCGGCCGTGACTGCGCCGCGGACGTCTACCGGCAGGCGGGGATCACCGACCCGCGGCGGCAGATCGACGTCGCGGAGATCTACGTCCCCTTCTCCTGGTACGAACCGATGTGGCTGGAGAACCTCGGCTTCGCCGAGGAGGGCGAGGGCTGGAAGCTGGTCGAGGCGGGGGTCACCGAGATCGACGGCGACCTGCCGGTCAACCCCTCGGGCGGGGTGCTCTCCTCCAACCCCATCGGCGCCTCCGGCATGATCCGCTTCGCCGAGGCGGCGATGCAGGTGCGCGGCCAGGCCGGCGAGCACCAGATCGACGGCGCCCGCCGCGCGCTCGGCCACGCGTACGGAGGGGGCGCGCAGTTCTTCTCCATGTGGCTCGTCGGCGACGAGAAGCCGGAGCACTGA
- a CDS encoding thiolase domain-containing protein encodes MTRDIAVVAFAQTSHTRRTDQLSEVELVMPVIHDVLKQTGLAANRIGFTCSGSSDYLAGRAFSFTMALDGVGAWPPISESHVEMDGAWALYEAWVKLRTGEADTALVYSYGKSSPGSVRDVLTRQLDPYTLAPLWPDSVALAALQARALIDSGLTDEAALAETAVRSRRDAAGNPHAQLRGSADAAELLRGPYEVEPLRRHDCPPISDGAAAVVLAAGDAARALHANPAWIRGIDHRIEAHQPGVRDLTESPSTRTAAVAAGAFDAPLDAAELHAPFTSQEIVLRRALDLNDAVPVNLSGGALAANPVMAAGLIRIGEAAALIHDGRARRVLAHATSGPCLQQNLVAVLEGEAR; translated from the coding sequence GTGACCCGCGACATCGCCGTCGTCGCCTTCGCGCAGACGAGCCACACCCGCCGCACCGACCAGCTCAGCGAGGTCGAGCTGGTGATGCCGGTGATCCACGACGTGCTCAAGCAGACCGGTCTGGCGGCCAACCGGATCGGCTTCACCTGCTCCGGCAGCAGCGACTACCTGGCCGGCCGCGCCTTCTCCTTCACCATGGCGCTCGACGGCGTCGGGGCCTGGCCGCCGATCTCCGAGTCGCACGTGGAGATGGACGGCGCCTGGGCGCTCTACGAGGCCTGGGTGAAACTGCGGACCGGCGAGGCCGACACGGCCCTGGTCTACTCCTACGGCAAGTCCTCGCCGGGCAGCGTCCGTGACGTGCTCACCCGGCAGCTGGACCCCTACACCCTCGCGCCGCTCTGGCCCGACTCGGTCGCGCTCGCCGCGCTCCAGGCCCGGGCGCTGATCGACTCCGGGCTCACCGACGAGGCCGCGCTCGCGGAGACCGCGGTGCGCAGCCGCCGCGACGCCGCCGGCAACCCGCACGCCCAACTGCGCGGCAGCGCCGACGCGGCCGAACTCCTGCGCGGGCCCTACGAGGTCGAGCCGCTGCGCCGGCACGACTGCCCGCCGATCAGCGACGGCGCCGCGGCCGTGGTCCTCGCGGCCGGCGACGCCGCCCGCGCGCTGCACGCCAACCCCGCCTGGATCCGCGGCATCGACCACCGGATCGAGGCGCACCAGCCGGGCGTGCGCGACCTCACCGAGTCCCCGTCCACCCGGACCGCCGCCGTCGCGGCCGGAGCCTTCGACGCTCCGCTGGACGCGGCGGAACTGCACGCGCCGTTCACCTCGCAGGAGATCGTGCTCCGCCGCGCGCTGGACCTGAACGACGCGGTGCCGGTCAACCTCTCCGGCGGCGCGCTGGCCGCCAACCCGGTGATGGCCGCGGGCCTCATCAGGATCGGCGAGGCCGCCGCCCTGATCCACGACGGCCGTGCGCGGCGCGTGCTGGCCCACGCCACGTCGGGTCCCTGCCTGCAGCAGAACCTGGTCGCCGTGCTGGAAGGAGAGGCGCGATGA
- a CDS encoding GNAT family N-acetyltransferase, with translation MLIDHWPLLGLRVTTPRLELRLPDDDELAELAELAAGGVHEPDRMPFLVPWTDLPPAERARSVVQHHWLCRGNWTPDDWALNLAVFVDGRVAGLQTVAGRRFAVLREIDTGSWLGRRFQGQGIGTEMRAAVLHLGFAGLGAVQATSGALEDNASSFAVSQKHGYEPDGVSRHVVRGVPVTSRRLRLTRERWKARAQVEVSISGLAPCLPMFGAASTGG, from the coding sequence ATGCTGATCGACCACTGGCCGCTGCTGGGCCTGCGCGTGACCACCCCCCGTCTGGAACTGCGCCTCCCCGACGACGACGAGCTGGCCGAGTTGGCCGAGCTCGCCGCCGGGGGTGTCCACGAACCCGACCGGATGCCGTTCCTCGTGCCCTGGACCGACCTTCCGCCAGCCGAACGGGCCCGCTCCGTGGTCCAGCACCACTGGCTGTGCCGGGGGAACTGGACCCCGGACGACTGGGCGCTGAATCTCGCGGTCTTCGTGGACGGCCGGGTCGCCGGCCTGCAGACCGTCGCGGGCCGCCGCTTCGCCGTGCTGCGCGAGATCGACACGGGCTCCTGGCTCGGCAGGCGCTTCCAGGGGCAGGGCATCGGCACCGAGATGCGGGCCGCCGTGCTGCACCTCGGCTTCGCCGGCCTGGGGGCGGTGCAGGCGACGTCGGGGGCACTTGAGGACAACGCCTCGTCCTTCGCCGTTTCGCAGAAGCACGGCTACGAACCCGACGGCGTCTCACGCCACGTGGTGCGCGGCGTGCCCGTCACCTCCAGGCGGCTCCGGCTGACGCGCGAGCGCTGGAAGGCGCGCGCGCAGGTCGAGGTGTCGATCAGCGGTCTGGCCCCGTGCCTGCCGATGTTCGGGGCCGCCTCCACCGGAGGCTGA
- a CDS encoding ketopantoate reductase family protein, whose protein sequence is MRYIIVGAGAVGGAIGGRLAQSGREVALVARGAHLDALRTEGLRLITPQGSELLRIPSYAHHEDLGPLRRDDVLVLAVKSQDAESVLRDWANAAVSGGGTAGETLTVVCAQNGVANERVALRYFANVVGMCVWLPSTHLQPGTVIAHCAPQSGILTLGRYPRGGDDADAVLAAVAADLVGAHFDAPVVPDVMRWKYGKLLNNLANALEALVGREQIEKAEDLWDAGRAEGVAVLDAAGIAYSTEEERRAVQGERMQVAPIADVPRAGGSTWQSLRRGGSVEADYLNGEIALLGREHGVPTPVNDLMRREVTRLAQEGLQPGSATPEELRAQLAEGAGSATR, encoded by the coding sequence ATGCGCTACATCATCGTGGGGGCGGGCGCCGTGGGCGGCGCGATCGGCGGGCGGCTGGCCCAGAGCGGGCGGGAGGTCGCCCTGGTGGCGCGCGGCGCGCATCTGGATGCGCTCCGTACGGAGGGGCTGCGGCTGATCACGCCGCAGGGCAGTGAACTGCTGCGGATCCCGTCCTACGCCCACCACGAGGACCTCGGTCCGCTGCGCCGGGACGACGTGCTGGTGCTGGCGGTCAAGTCGCAGGACGCCGAGAGCGTGCTGCGCGACTGGGCGAACGCCGCCGTGAGCGGTGGCGGCACCGCGGGCGAGACGCTCACCGTCGTCTGCGCGCAGAACGGCGTCGCCAACGAGCGGGTCGCGCTGCGGTACTTCGCGAACGTCGTCGGCATGTGCGTCTGGCTGCCGTCGACGCACCTGCAGCCCGGCACCGTCATCGCGCACTGCGCGCCGCAGAGCGGGATCCTCACCCTCGGCCGCTACCCGCGGGGCGGCGACGACGCGGACGCCGTCCTCGCCGCCGTCGCCGCGGACCTGGTCGGGGCGCACTTCGACGCGCCCGTCGTTCCGGACGTGATGCGCTGGAAGTACGGCAAACTGCTGAACAACCTGGCCAACGCGCTGGAGGCGCTCGTCGGGCGGGAGCAGATCGAGAAGGCCGAGGATCTGTGGGACGCCGGGCGGGCGGAGGGCGTGGCCGTGCTCGACGCGGCCGGGATCGCCTACTCGACGGAGGAGGAGCGGAGGGCCGTCCAGGGCGAGCGGATGCAGGTCGCGCCGATCGCCGACGTGCCCCGGGCCGGCGGCTCGACGTGGCAGAGCCTGCGCCGCGGCGGCAGCGTGGAGGCGGACTACCTCAACGGGGAGATCGCCCTGCTCGGTCGTGAGCACGGGGTGCCCACGCCGGTCAACGACCTGATGCGGCGTGAGGTGACGCGCCTGGCGCAGGAGGGCCTGCAGCCGGGCAGCGCCACCCCGGAGGAACTCCGCGCTCAGCTGGCCGAAGGCGCCGGGTCGGCCACCCGGTAG